A single region of the Dunckerocampus dactyliophorus isolate RoL2022-P2 chromosome 3, RoL_Ddac_1.1, whole genome shotgun sequence genome encodes:
- the LOC129178333 gene encoding E3 ubiquitin-protein ligase NEDD4-like: MAHRLRLDFASRRSNTDPLSETLSRHGEESGVILSAGSPTESLAHSSLHFKVTSLSPDYGNLQRYSSIFIPKVNPGGCSKKSVLQISLQPCGNLSGGLDGTIGDGEPGSNEGGAVTGSDGGSCSSSMASDAGYCSSNSIFEPETPEKHRTTQEKHVVCCKSKVPLRRCSSLVIFPKSPCSTPPASPVSPVAFPALPATRAPLQTPATDSSRDEEDSTWKESATLVSGQRCPKENHLTECRDTKHMVHFSIPLQDKLKNNVVDGSDAMMGQSSSHDKPYHRSRSVLLHFAHQRPVKAASLCTVNAKYPEAPYPVSDPAAERDPKKKLFRSTSACLFSSAKPPEKKFCALEKGQERSEGNHCHRAIQRSFSLEVPYANTGISCHVSNANLGSPCSPHVHIHLSPCCPAKLPSLVNNAKTTCKGNNTTKNLAHSAKVSVFFV; the protein is encoded by the coding sequence ATGGCACACCGGCTTCGTTTGGATTTCGCATCAAGGAGAAGCAACACCGACCCTCTGTCAGAGACCCTCAGCAGACATGGTGAGGAGAGTGGAGTCATTTTGTCAGCTGGTAGCCCCACAGAGAGTCTGGCGCACAGTTCTCTACACTTCAAGGTGACTTCGCTGTCACCAGACTATGGAAATTTACAGAGATATTCTTCAATATTCATACCAAAGGTTAACCCTGGAGGATGTAGTAAAAAGAGCGTTTTGCAGATCTCGCTACAGCCCTGTGGCAATCTCAGCGGAGGCCTGGATGGCACTATAGGGGATGGAGAACCTGGGAGCAACGAAGGAGGCGCAGTTACAGGCTCTGACGGGGGATCCTGTAGCAGCAGTATGGCCAGCGATGCCGGGTACTGTAGTAGCAACAGTATCTTTGAACCAGAGACTCCAGAGAAACACAGGACCACCCAAGAGAAGCACGTTGTCTGCTGCAAGTCCAAGGTCCCCTTGAGACGCTGTTCCTCCTTGGTTATATTCCCAAAGAGCCCCTGCAGCACACCACCTGCTTCTCCAGTGAGCCCAGTCGCTTTTCCTGCTCTACCAGCAACAAGAGCTCCTCTTCAAACACCTGCAACTGATTCCTCTAGGGATGAGGAGGACAGCACTTGGAAAGAGTCTGCCACCCTTGTAAGTGGCCAGCGTTGTCCCAAAGAAAACCATTTGACCGAGTGTCGGGACACTAAACATATGGTACATTTTAGTATTCCTCTACAAGACAAACTTAAAAACAATGTGGTAGATGGGAGTGATGCGATGATGGGACAGTCATCATCTCACGATAAACCTTATCATCGCTCAAGGAGTGTTCTGCTGCACTTTGCCCACCAGAGACCAGTTAAAGCAGCATCATTGTGTACAGTCAATGCAAAATATCCTGAGGCTCCCTACCCAGTTTCAGATCCTGCGGCAGAACGGGACCCTAAGAAAAAACTGTTTCGCAGTACCTCAGCTTGTTTGTTCTCCTCTGCGAAACCACCAGAGAAAAAGTTCTGTGCATTAGAAAAAGGGCAGGAAAGGTCAGAGGGAAACCACTGTCATCGCGCCATACAACGGAGCTTTTCCCTGGAGGTCCCCTACGCAAACACTGGGATTTCATGTCATGTTTCAAATGCAAATCTCGGTAGTCCTTGCTCTCCACACGTGCACATTCATCTGTCTCCATGCTGTCCAGCCAAGTTGCCTAGCTTGGTTAATAATGCAAAGACAACCTGCAAAGGGAACAATACCACAAAGAACTTGGCTCATAGTGCTAAGGTGagtgttttctttgtttga